DNA from Synechococcus sp. CBW1108:
CGAAAACCGGCATGCCCAGCCCGATTGGTGGCTTGCGCACGATGCATTCGATCACGCCGCCGCAGGAATCGCCCTCCCGGCCGATCGCCTCAATGCGCTCGATCATGCGCTCGGCGGCTGCCCCATCGGGACAGCGCACGATGTTTGCCTCCACCTCAGCCAGCGAAACTTGCTCAGGGTCGATCGTTGCTTCGATGTTGTGGATCCGCTGCACCCAGGCGAGCACCTCGGTGCCCTGGGCCCTGGCCAGCAGCTGCTTGGCGATGGCACCGGCGGCCACCCGGCCAATCGTTTCCCTTGCGGAGGCACGGCCTCCGCCACTGCGGGCCTGGATGCCGTATTTGGCCTGGTAGGTGGCATCGGCGTGGGAGGGGCGGTAGGCAACCTCCATTTCCCGGTAATCCTGGGGGCGCTGGTCCCTGTTGCGCACCAGCATCGCGATCGGGGTGCCCAGGGTCAGGCCATCCAGCAGTCCGCTGAGAATCTCAACCCGATCGTCTTCTTTGCGGGGGGTGGTGATTTTGCTCTGGCCGGGCTTGCGTCGATCGAGCTCGGCTTGAATCGCCTCCAGATTGAGTGGGAGTCGCGGCGGGCAGCCATCTACGACCACGCCCACGCCCCCGCCGTGGGACTCGCCGAAGGTGGTGATGCGAAATAGCTCGCCGAAGCTGCTGCCCATGGGAAACCTTGGCTGTTGTCAGTGGCTTTTGTCAGGTTAGGAAGCGGCTTTCGCCTGTCCCTTGGTGGGGAGCCTTTTGGTGTAGATGATCCACACAATCAGCACAGACAGCACGGCGCTCAAATAACACCACACCGAGAGGAACGCCTGACGGTAGGCCCATTCCGCCACCAGGCCGCTGGCCAGCAGAGCTACCCCGAAGCTACGCAGCCAGGCGTAGGGGAGCAACAGTAAGGGTAGGCCGATCACAGCGGCATAGAGGTAGCGAATCGATTCCGCCAGACCGCCGCTCATCAGCAGCGTTAGGCCGTAGTCGATCGACCCTTTCAGCACCACCGGTTCAATCCGGGTTGGCTGCAACAGCAGGGGCAACCAGAGCCCTATCCCCAGCACCAGCCCCGCCCCCTGCAGCGTCCCCAGCAACGGCCGGCCAGGCCAGTGCCGCTGCTGGGGCCAGAGGCTTAAGGCCACGTAAGGAATCCAGATCGGCCAAAAGGCCAGGGCAAAGAACTGATAGGCCAGGGCCCCACCCTTGAGCAGGGGGGCTGCAGGCCCATGGTGGAGTCCAAGCCACACCACCCCTTCTAGGCCCTGCTGCAGGCCAAAAAGCACCGGCATCAGAGCCAGGGGCAGCAGTTCAGGGCGATGGTCTCGCCATGAGCGGGCCACGGCGGTGATGCCCAGTGGCACCAGCAGGGCTGAACTGCTGAAACTGGCGGCGGCTGAGAAACACATCGCACGCCGCTTCGGCCCGGTTGCATCCTCACCCTATGCACCCTGGCGGGCCGCCAATAAAAAAGCCCCCTCTTGCGAGGGGGCCGGGGGGATTCCGTTTATTGGTTGGCGTTAGCCGGGCTGTTAAGCCTTAGCCGATTGCAGGTGCGGTCAGTGCCACGGGGGTGGCGGTGGCAGCAGCCAGGTCAAGCGGGAAGTTGTGAGCGTTGCGCTCGTGCATCACTTCCATACCCAGACCAGCGCGGTTCAGCACGTCTGCCCAGGTGTTCACCACACGGCCTTGGCCGTCGAGGATCGACTGATTGAAGTTGAAACCGTTCAGGTTGAAGGCCATCGTGCTCACGCCCAGGGCGGTGAACCAGATGCCAACCACGGGCCAGGCAGCCAGGAAGAAGTGGAGGCTGCGGCTGTTGTTGAACGAGGCGTATTGGAAGATCAGGCGACCGAAGTAACCGTGGGCAGCCACGATGTTGTAGGTCTCTTCCTCTTGGCCAAACTTGTAGCCGTAGTTCTGGCTCTCGCTCTCGGTGGTTTCACGCACCAGCGAGGAGGTAACCAGCGAACCGTGCATGGCGGAGAACAGACTGCCACCGAAGACACCTGCCACACCCAGCATGTGGAAGGGGTGCATCAGGATGTTGTGCTCAGCCTGGAACACCAACATGTAGTTGAAGGTGCCGGAGATACCCAGGGGCATGGCATCCGAGAAGGAGCCCTGACCGAAGGGATACACCAGGAACACAGCAGACGCTGCTGCCACAGGGGCGCTGTAGGCAACGCAGATCCAGGGGCGCATGCCCAAGCGGTAGGAAAGCTCCCACTCGCGTCCCATGTAGGCGTAGATGCCGATCAGGAAGTGGAAGACCACCAGCTGGAAAGGCCCACCGTTGTACAGCCACTCATCGAGGCTGGCGGCTTCCCAGATGGGGTAGAAGTGCAGGCCGATGGCGTTGCTGGAGGGCACAACGGCACCGGAGATGATGTTGTTGCCATACATCAGGGAGCCAGCTACGGGCTCACGGATGCCGTCGATGTCGACAGGGGGTGCGGCGATGAAGGCCACGATGAAGCAGATGGTGGCAGCCAGCAGGCAGGGGATCATCAGCACACCGAACCAGCCCACGTAGAGGCGGTTGTTGGTGGAGGTGACCCAGTCGCAAAACTGGTTCCACGCAGAAGCGCCTTGGCGCTGCTGAATAGTGGTTGTCATGAGAACGAGAAGAGAGTGTTCCGAGGGAACGGGTATGGAAGGCGGGAATCCGGTCTGCCGAGGCAGCCGAAGCGGAAACCGCCGGACGGAATCCCGTCGCTCGCAAATGTAACGGAAGATTGCGCTCTAAGTGAGAATGCCTCGACCTGGGCGCCCCAGGGCTGCTTATGGCACTGATCAGCTGCGCTGATGTGCCGCCCCGGCGGGGGCGGGTCACCTGGAGCCCCAGCGTCACCCTGGTGCCCACCCGCAGTTGTTTCAACGCTTGCGGCTACTGCAGTTTTCGCCGGCCTTCCGATCCCGCCAACCCCCTGGCCGATGCCCTCAGGGACGACCAGGCCCGGGCCCTGCTGGCCAGCCGGCCAACTGCGGCGGAGGTATTGCTGCTCAGCGGGGAGGTGGCCCCGGCGGCTTCCCAGCGGCGGGCCTGGTTGCAGCGGCTGCTCGCCCTCTGCCGGCTGGCCTGGGCCCAGGGGCGACTGCCCCACACCAACGCCGGCCCCCTGGCGCTACGGGAGATGGCTGCCCTGGCACGGCTGAACGGCTCGATGGGGCTGATGCTGGAGGGGCTCGGCCCGGCCTACGCCGCCCTCCATGCCCATGCCCCCAGCAAGCGACTTGAGCTGCGGCTGGCCCAGCTGGAGCAGGCTGGCCGGTTGGGGATTCCCTTCACCACCGGGCTGTTGCTCGGCGTGGGGGAGACCACTGCCGAGCGCCGCGCCGCCCTGGAGCTGCTGGCCCAGTTGCAGAGCCGCTGGGGCCACCTGCAGGAGGTGATCCTGCAGCCCTTCCGCCCCGATGGGTGCCAGAGCCAGCGGCTCAGCCAGGCCGAACAGGCCGACCTGCTGGGCACCATCGCTGAGGCCCGCAGGATCCTGCCTGCGGAGGTGCATTTGCAGATGCCGCCGAACCTCTGGCCCCTGGATACCTTGCCTGCGGCCCTTGAGGCCGGCATCGACGATCTCGGGGGCCTCGACTGCATAGATGTCATCAATCCGGCCTACCCCCAGCCCAGCGAGGCTCGGCTGGCAGCGGTGCTGGGGCGCGCCGGGATTGACCTGGTGCCCCGGCTCTGTGTGCACGGCGCCTGGTTGCGTTTTTTACCTGCGGCACTGCAGCTTCAGGCCCGCCGCGTCGAGGCCCGGTTGTTAGCGTCTCGGCCCTAGGGGCCCTGGTGGCCGACTGCTGTGAGCACCACAAGCAACCACCGGGTGCTGCTGGTGAGGCTGCCCTGCAATCCCATCTTCCCGATCGGGCCGATCTATCTGGCCGATCACCTGCACAAACAGTTCCCCCAGCTGGGCCAGCGGATCCTGGATCTGGCGGCCGTGCCCGTGCTGGATGTGGAGCGGGTGCTGTTGCAGGTGATCACCTCATTTCGGCCCACCTTGCTGGTCTTCTCCTGGCGCGACATCCAGATCTATGCGCCGGTGGATGGTCGCGGCGGCAATCCTCTGCAGAACTCCTTTGAGGTGTTCTATGCGCGCAATCCATTGCGGCGCCTGCGTGGGGCCTTCGGTGGCCTGCGCTTGATGGCCTCTTTCTATGGGGAGCTGTGGCGCAACCTGGCCCTGGTGCGCCGGGGGCTGCGCCGGGCCCGCCGCTTCGAGCCCCAGGCCACCGCCGTGCTCGGGGGTGGAGCGGTGAGTGTCTTCTATGAGCAGCTGGGCCGCCAGCTGCCCAAGGGCACGGTGGTGTCGGTGGGGGAAGGGGAACCCCTGCTCGAGAAGTTGATTCGTGGCGAATCCTTGGCGGCGGAGCGTTGCTTCATCGCCGGCGAGGAGCCCCGGCCCGGCCTGATCCATGAGCAGCCCGGCGGTATGGAGAAAACCGCCTGCAATTACACCTACATCGCCGAGATCTGGCCCCAGCTCGACTGGTATCTCGATGGCGGCGACTTCTACGTGGGCGTGCAGACCAAGCGGGGCTGTCCCCACAACTGCTGTTACTGCGTCTACACGGTGGTGGAAGGGAAGCAGGTGCGGGTGAACCCGGTGGCGGAGGTGATCGCCGAGATGGGCCAGCTCTATGCCAAGGGGGTGCGCGGCTTCTGGTTCACCGATGCCCAGTTCATCCCGGCCCGGCGCTACATCGAGGATGCCAAGGAGTTGCTGCGGGCGATCCAGGCCCAGGGCTGGAGTGACATCCGCTGGGCCGCCTACATCCG
Protein-coding regions in this window:
- the aroC gene encoding chorismate synthase, with amino-acid sequence MGSSFGELFRITTFGESHGGGVGVVVDGCPPRLPLNLEAIQAELDRRKPGQSKITTPRKEDDRVEILSGLLDGLTLGTPIAMLVRNRDQRPQDYREMEVAYRPSHADATYQAKYGIQARSGGGRASARETIGRVAAGAIAKQLLARAQGTEVLAWVQRIHNIEATIDPEQVSLAEVEANIVRCPDGAAAERMIERIEAIGREGDSCGGVIECIVRKPPIGLGMPVFDKLEADLAKAVMSLPATKGFEIGSGFTGTLLKGSEHNDAFLPTADGRLHTATNNSGGIQGGISNGEPIVIRVAFKPTATIRKAQQTINERGEATTLEAKGRHDPCVLPRAVPMVEAMVALVLADHLLRQQGQCSLW
- a CDS encoding DUF6629 family protein; the encoded protein is MCFSAAASFSSSALLVPLGITAVARSWRDHRPELLPLALMPVLFGLQQGLEGVVWLGLHHGPAAPLLKGGALAYQFFALAFWPIWIPYVALSLWPQQRHWPGRPLLGTLQGAGLVLGIGLWLPLLLQPTRIEPVVLKGSIDYGLTLLMSGGLAESIRYLYAAVIGLPLLLLPYAWLRSFGVALLASGLVAEWAYRQAFLSVWCYLSAVLSVLIVWIIYTKRLPTKGQAKAAS
- the psbA gene encoding photosystem II q(b) protein yields the protein MTTTIQQRQGASAWNQFCDWVTSTNNRLYVGWFGVLMIPCLLAATICFIVAFIAAPPVDIDGIREPVAGSLMYGNNIISGAVVPSSNAIGLHFYPIWEAASLDEWLYNGGPFQLVVFHFLIGIYAYMGREWELSYRLGMRPWICVAYSAPVAAASAVFLVYPFGQGSFSDAMPLGISGTFNYMLVFQAEHNILMHPFHMLGVAGVFGGSLFSAMHGSLVTSSLVRETTESESQNYGYKFGQEEETYNIVAAHGYFGRLIFQYASFNNSRSLHFFLAAWPVVGIWFTALGVSTMAFNLNGFNFNQSILDGQGRVVNTWADVLNRAGLGMEVMHERNAHNFPLDLAAATATPVALTAPAIG
- the cofG gene encoding 7,8-didemethyl-8-hydroxy-5-deazariboflavin synthase subunit CofG; this translates as MALISCADVPPRRGRVTWSPSVTLVPTRSCFNACGYCSFRRPSDPANPLADALRDDQARALLASRPTAAEVLLLSGEVAPAASQRRAWLQRLLALCRLAWAQGRLPHTNAGPLALREMAALARLNGSMGLMLEGLGPAYAALHAHAPSKRLELRLAQLEQAGRLGIPFTTGLLLGVGETTAERRAALELLAQLQSRWGHLQEVILQPFRPDGCQSQRLSQAEQADLLGTIAEARRILPAEVHLQMPPNLWPLDTLPAALEAGIDDLGGLDCIDVINPAYPQPSEARLAAVLGRAGIDLVPRLCVHGAWLRFLPAALQLQARRVEARLLASRP
- a CDS encoding photosystem II high light acclimation radical SAM protein, translated to MSTTSNHRVLLVRLPCNPIFPIGPIYLADHLHKQFPQLGQRILDLAAVPVLDVERVLLQVITSFRPTLLVFSWRDIQIYAPVDGRGGNPLQNSFEVFYARNPLRRLRGAFGGLRLMASFYGELWRNLALVRRGLRRARRFEPQATAVLGGGAVSVFYEQLGRQLPKGTVVSVGEGEPLLEKLIRGESLAAERCFIAGEEPRPGLIHEQPGGMEKTACNYTYIAEIWPQLDWYLDGGDFYVGVQTKRGCPHNCCYCVYTVVEGKQVRVNPVAEVIAEMGQLYAKGVRGFWFTDAQFIPARRYIEDAKELLRAIQAQGWSDIRWAAYIRADNLDAELAELMVATGMDYFEIGITSGSQELVRKMRMGYNLRTVLENCRLLARAGFREHVSVNYSFNVIDERPETIRQTVAYHRELERIFGADKVEPAIFFIGLQPHTHLEQYGFDQGLIKPGYNPMSMMPWTARQLLWNPEPMGSTFGRICLEAFERNPGDFGRTVMDLLERDYGLAPLEEALHAPVEGRKALATATR